Proteins from one Thermococcus sp. M36 genomic window:
- a CDS encoding Lrp/AsnC family transcriptional regulator, protein MDERDMRIYRMLRKDGRTKVSEIARELGISHTSVRERLERLERRGDLKVQALLNIRKRNFVSAVVNLRVRSMDEAERLADVFAKCPRTVLVATTTGKYNLNLALIAENYSALEVTIENTIRPLEEVREMDVSLGSSPAYPEFVDFKLDPVREVAPCGKVCTDCYLYGKKCMGCPATVYFKGFAGRG, encoded by the coding sequence ATGGACGAGCGCGACATGAGGATATACCGCATGCTCAGGAAGGACGGAAGGACAAAGGTGAGCGAAATCGCGAGGGAGCTTGGAATAAGCCACACCTCCGTGAGGGAGAGACTTGAGAGGCTCGAAAGGCGCGGGGATCTGAAGGTGCAGGCTCTCCTCAACATCAGGAAGAGGAACTTCGTCTCAGCGGTCGTTAATCTGCGGGTCAGGAGTATGGACGAGGCCGAGAGGCTGGCGGACGTCTTCGCGAAGTGCCCCCGCACCGTTCTTGTTGCCACGACGACCGGGAAGTACAACCTCAACCTCGCCCTCATTGCGGAAAACTACTCCGCCCTGGAGGTGACCATAGAGAACACGATACGCCCCCTAGAGGAAGTCAGGGAGATGGACGTTTCCCTGGGTTCTTCCCCAGCTTACCCCGAGTTCGTGGACTTCAAGCTCGATCCCGTGAGGGAGGTCGCCCCCTGCGGCAAGGTATGCACCGACTGCTACCTCTATGGAAAGAAATGTATGGGCTGTCCGGCGACGGTTTACTTCAAAGGCTTTGCAGGCAGGGGGTGA
- a CDS encoding DUF2892 domain-containing protein, translated as MERNEGNLDRAIRVVVGLILLGLWAADKVPYPTAVLIVGLIALVTGLTGFCAIYKLLGISTCKGC; from the coding sequence ATGGAGAGGAACGAGGGGAACCTCGACAGGGCCATAAGAGTGGTCGTGGGGCTGATACTGCTGGGCCTCTGGGCGGCGGACAAGGTGCCGTATCCGACGGCCGTCCTTATAGTCGGCCTCATCGCACTGGTGACGGGGCTGACCGGATTCTGTGCCATTTATAAACTCCTCGGCATAAGTACATGCAAAGGGTGCTGA
- a CDS encoding cytochrome b5 domain-containing protein: MKRVTKVLIVSGELLIAASLALMITGLAMNDPASALGSLMSYETARRVHTIASYLFIPLFYVHATAGIYIALGRFESLKKPGVRKAVLSAWTLGVALVVLLALVPQGSPFGASSVSAAPILTLEEVAKHSNETDCWVVVEDRVYNVTELIDEHPGGREAIIKYCGTNATDVFFREHSQNDYEVLQVYYIGTIGEPINGTVGG, from the coding sequence GTGAAGCGCGTAACCAAGGTGCTCATAGTCTCCGGGGAGCTGCTGATAGCGGCCAGCCTGGCACTGATGATAACCGGCCTGGCAATGAATGACCCGGCGTCGGCCCTTGGGTCGCTGATGAGCTATGAAACGGCCAGGAGAGTCCACACCATAGCCTCCTACCTCTTCATACCGCTGTTCTACGTCCACGCGACGGCCGGCATATACATAGCCCTCGGCAGGTTCGAGAGCCTGAAAAAGCCCGGGGTCAGAAAGGCCGTGCTCTCGGCATGGACGCTCGGAGTGGCCTTGGTGGTTCTCCTGGCGCTGGTCCCCCAGGGGAGCCCCTTCGGGGCCTCAAGCGTCTCGGCCGCCCCCATTCTGACCCTCGAAGAGGTCGCGAAGCACAGCAACGAGACAGACTGCTGGGTCGTCGTTGAGGACAGGGTCTACAACGTTACAGAGCTCATAGACGAGCATCCAGGGGGCAGGGAGGCCATAATAAAGTACTGCGGAACCAACGCCACCGACGTCTTCTTCAGGGAGCACAGTCAGAACGACTACGAAGTCCTCCAGGTGTACTACATAGGGACAATCGGGGAACCCATAAACGGCACAGTGGGGGGATAA